The segment TTGTTTTACAAAACAAGCGCTGGAAAGAGATTGATCATATTCGAAGGAAGGAAGGGGCATAACATGGAATTCAGTGCTTGGATCATGCTGACCGTCGGTGCGGTGGTTTTATGGGGCGGCTTGATATTCTTCCTGTGGAATGCTTATCGATCCGGAAAAGTGAAACAAAAAAAATAAACCAAAGCCTAAAGGGTTACCCATAAGGGAAATCCTTTAGGCTTTGGTTTTGGTCCGGTTAGTTCTTTCCTTTCTTTTTCTTTCGTTCTTCTTTTATTTTTTTTGCGGTGGCGCGTTCCCAGGCCCTAAGAGAAGGATAGGGGTCCACCGAAAAGGTGTTTTTTCCGTTGAATTTGTATAAACCGTAATGCAG is part of the Kroppenstedtia pulmonis genome and harbors:
- a CDS encoding MetS family NSS transporter small subunit; this translates as MEFSAWIMLTVGAVVLWGGLIFFLWNAYRSGKVKQKK